In one Lycium barbarum isolate Lr01 chromosome 7, ASM1917538v2, whole genome shotgun sequence genomic region, the following are encoded:
- the LOC132601296 gene encoding uncharacterized protein LOC132601296, translating into MANLTKLEFVALDISGKNYLSWVLDAEIHLDAMGLGDTIKENNKASNQENANAMIFLRHHLDEDLKIEYLTIKNPLVLWKNLKERYDHLKMVFLPKARHEWINLRLQDFKSVMKYNSEMFRITSILTLCGEKISDYDKLEKTFSTFHASNVLLQQQYREKGFTKYCDLISHLLVAEQNNDLLMKNHENRPTGAALLPEVNEVYAHYSRRGKGRGPGRGHDNSRGRDNGQRRNYFLVLITLQRKITTKRGKRRMIGMKCQKHVAQKTNAIDVVEVDTDFFEHPEGKINHLIDHGSVVRDD; encoded by the exons ATGGCTAACCTTACAAAACTCGAGTTCGTTGCCCTTGATATTTCGGGCAAGAACTATCTATCATGGGTGCTAGATGCCGAAATCCATCTTGATGCTATGGGTCTTGGAGACACcattaaagaaaataataaagcatcCAACCAAGAAAATGCTAACGCTATGATATTCTTGCGTCATCATCTTGATGAGGACCTGAAAATTGAATATCTTACTATAAAGAATCCACTCGTTTTAtggaaaaacttgaaagaaaggtatgaccacctgaagatggtcttcCTCCCAAAAGCACGACATGAATGGATCAatctaaggctacaagatttcaaATCAGTTATGAAGTATAACTCTGAGATGTTCAGAATTACTTCTATATTGACACTATGTGGAGAAAAGATTAGTGATTATGATAAGCTGGAAAAGACGTTCTCCACTTTTCATGCCTCGAatgtgctcctgcagcagcaatatcgAGAGAAAGGTTTCACAAAGTATTGTGATTTGATTTCTCATCTTCTTGTGGCTGAACAAAATAATGATTTGCTGATGAAAAATCACGAGAATCGACCTACTGGCGCTGCACTactccccgaagtgaatgaggtGTATGCCCACTACTCCAGGCGTGGAAAAGGTCGTGGCCCCGGTCGTGGTCATGATAATAGTCGTGGTCGTGATAATggtcaaagaagaaattattttctGGTGTTAATCACTCTTCAAAGAAAAATCACCaccaaaaggggaaaaagaaggaTGATAGGCATGAAGTGCCAGAAGCACGTGGCTCAGAAAACAAATGCTATCGATGTGGTGGAAGTggacactg ATTTCTTTGAGCATCCTGAAGGAAAGATAAATCACTTGATTGATCATGGTTCTGTGGTTAGAGATGATTGA
- the LOC132603174 gene encoding EPIDERMAL PATTERNING FACTOR-like protein 8 → MASTINIYSKRQKFAVIVMLIYSLTFLPSISGRSEEKKQMRMVMLGSSPPKCGNRCKGCRPCTAALVIPPHSKGLKTLSTREDEGYYLLSWKCRCGTKYYQP, encoded by the exons ATGGCTTCAACCATTAATATTTACTCAAAAAGACAAAAATTTGCTGTCATTGTGATGCTTATCTATTCTCTCACATTCCTTCCATCTATATCAG gaagaagtgaagaaaagaAGCAAATGAGAATGGTGATGTTGGGATCAAGTCCACCAAAGTGTGGCAATAGGTGCAAGGGTTGCAGACCTTGCACGGCTGCACTTGTCATTCCTCCACATAGCAAAGGGTTAAAGACATTATCAACTAGAGAAGATGAAGGCTATTATCTCCTCTCATGGAAATGCAGATGTGGAACAAAGTATTATCAACCTTGA